The Castellaniella sp. genome includes a window with the following:
- the hemL gene encoding glutamate-1-semialdehyde 2,1-aminomutase, whose protein sequence is MSRNTELFDRACKAIPGGVNSPVRAFRSVGGTPPFIQRAQGPYLWDAEGTRYIDYVGSWGPAILGHADPEVVQAVQAAASGGLSFGAPTEAEIEIAEAIIERIPSIEQVRLVSSGTEATMSAIRLARGHTQRHKIIKFEGCYHGHSDSLLVKAGSGMLTFGNPSSAGVPPEFVQHTLVLDYNDLAAVEAAFQQYPDEIACIIVEPMAGNMNLVRPASGFLEGLRSLCTQYGAILIFDEVMTGLRVGPQGMQGLCGVTPDLTTLAKIIGGGMPVGAFGGRTDIMADIAPLGAVYQAGTLSGNPVAVAAGLVTLRRLAQPGLYEQLHHQTGKLIQGLVERARQHHVPLSGDWQGGLFGIYFSDAIPTSLAEVSACDQEAFKRFFHGMLAGGVHFAPSAFEAGFVSTTHDDTVIQNTLDIADQVFARLKS, encoded by the coding sequence ATGTCCCGTAATACCGAACTTTTCGACCGTGCCTGCAAGGCCATCCCCGGTGGGGTCAATTCCCCCGTGCGCGCCTTTCGTTCCGTGGGCGGCACCCCACCCTTCATCCAACGCGCCCAGGGGCCCTACCTCTGGGACGCCGAGGGCACGCGCTATATCGACTATGTCGGCTCCTGGGGGCCTGCCATCCTGGGACATGCCGACCCGGAAGTCGTCCAGGCCGTCCAGGCCGCCGCCAGCGGAGGCTTATCGTTTGGCGCCCCCACCGAGGCCGAAATCGAGATCGCCGAAGCCATCATCGAGCGCATCCCGTCCATTGAACAGGTGCGCCTGGTCAGTTCGGGCACCGAGGCCACGATGTCCGCCATCCGTCTGGCCCGAGGCCACACCCAGCGCCATAAAATCATCAAGTTCGAAGGCTGCTATCACGGCCACTCCGACAGCCTGCTGGTGAAAGCCGGATCGGGCATGCTGACATTCGGCAACCCGTCCTCGGCCGGCGTGCCCCCCGAATTCGTCCAACACACCCTGGTGCTGGACTACAACGACCTGGCTGCCGTCGAGGCTGCGTTTCAGCAGTACCCCGACGAGATTGCCTGCATTATTGTCGAACCCATGGCCGGCAATATGAACCTGGTGCGCCCGGCGTCCGGGTTTCTGGAAGGCCTGCGCAGCCTGTGCACCCAGTACGGTGCCATCCTGATTTTCGACGAAGTCATGACTGGCCTGCGCGTCGGCCCTCAGGGCATGCAAGGTTTATGCGGCGTGACGCCGGACCTCACGACGCTGGCGAAAATCATCGGCGGCGGCATGCCGGTGGGCGCTTTTGGCGGACGTACGGACATCATGGCCGACATCGCCCCCCTGGGGGCCGTATACCAGGCCGGCACGCTGTCCGGGAACCCCGTGGCGGTGGCCGCCGGGCTGGTCACCCTGCGGCGACTGGCCCAGCCTGGGCTCTATGAACAACTGCACCACCAGACCGGCAAGCTCATCCAAGGTCTGGTGGAACGCGCCCGCCAGCATCATGTACCCCTAAGCGGCGACTGGCAAGGCGGGCTGTTCGGCATCTATTTCAGCGACGCCATCCCCACCAGCCTGGCCGAGGTTTCCGCCTGCGACCAAGAAGCTTTCAAGCGCTTCTTTCATGGCATGCTGGCTGGCGGCGTGCATTTTGCGCCTTCGGCCTTCGAGGCAGGTTTCGTGTCCACAACGCACGACGACACAGTGATCCAGAATACCCTGGACATTGCCGACCAGGTGTTTGCCCGACTGAAATCCTGA
- a CDS encoding MarR family transcriptional regulator — protein MTDYAQYAATQHPAVAPDVPDLETRATGQAADLRLWLRMLSCCTLIENEVRSRLRSEFSTTLPRFDLMSQLTHAPKGLKMSELSRLMMVTNGNITGITDQLEKDGLVERMKDDSDRRSSLIRLTPKGKRYHRRMQRAHETWIETLLGGLAPASRNTLFDLLGDLKQSTYARLPAA, from the coding sequence ATGACCGACTACGCCCAATATGCCGCCACGCAACACCCTGCGGTGGCACCCGATGTCCCGGATCTAGAAACCCGCGCCACAGGCCAGGCCGCTGACCTGCGCCTGTGGCTGCGCATGCTCAGCTGCTGTACCCTGATCGAAAACGAAGTCCGCAGCCGTTTGCGATCCGAATTCAGCACAACCCTGCCGCGCTTCGATCTGATGTCCCAGCTCACCCACGCCCCCAAAGGCCTGAAAATGAGCGAACTCTCGCGCCTGATGATGGTCACCAACGGCAACATCACCGGCATCACCGATCAGCTCGAAAAAGACGGGCTGGTCGAGCGCATGAAAGACGACAGCGATCGCCGCAGCTCGCTGATCCGCCTGACGCCAAAAGGCAAACGCTATCACCGCCGCATGCAGCGGGCCCACGAAACCTGGATAGAAACCCTGCTGGGCGGACTGGCGCCGGCCTCACGCAATACGCTGTTCGATCTGCTGGGCGACCTGAAGCAATCGACCTACGCGCGCCTGCCCGCCGCCTAA